The region GGCGGACCCTTTCGAGGCTACACACTAAAGCAACTCGAAAACGTAACCGTAGAGCAAGCCCTCGCACATCCTACATGGCGAATGGGGGGGAAAATCACGATCGATTCTGCGACATTGATGAACAAAGGGCTCGAAATCATCGAAGCATGTTGGCTCTATGATTGCACGCCCGAAAAAATCGAAGTCGTCATTCATCCGCAAAGCGTGATCCACGCGATTGTAAAATTTCTCGACGGTAGCGCATTAGCGCAGATGGGTCATCCCGATATGAAGGTTCCGATTCAGTTCGCTCTTTTAGGTCCGGAGCGACTTCCCTCCCCTGCGAAAAATTGGAACCCTTTGGATACGCCGGAATTGACCTTCGAAGAATTCGATTCGAGCGTTTTCATCTGTCCGAATTTGGCGCGCGAGGCGTTCCGAAGGGGGGGCGTAGTTCCGACGGTCTTGAATGCGGTGAACGAAGAAGCAGCGAACGCCTTTCTGCGAGGTGAGATTTCTTTTTTAGACATCCAACGTTTCGCGGAAGGCTCCCTTTCGATCGCTCCGAACACGAGCGCGACCCTGGAAACGATTCTTGCTGCCGATAAAGAAGCTCGAGCATGGTTTCACGCTCGAGCGAGGACTTAACGCGATTTCGTCCACTCCGTAACAGTTACTTCCTGTTTTATTCTAGTGGGAATTCGAAAATCGCCGTTGCCAACGATGACCTAATTTGCTCTCCAATCAGAAAGAATGAAAGACGAAGCAGCATAACAAGCGTGATGGAAAGTGAATGAACCCGATGCGTCTGTTTTCGAGAATCTCGCCCCGAAACATTATGCGAAAGAACCCCCTTAGGTGGTTGATAGTGACGAGTCTATCTTCTTACTTCATGCGAAAATCGTCGTTCCTATTGCATTGTTGAAAATCTTATCCGTCCACACGAATCGTATCCGAACGGCCTCCGAATCTCTATCAATTTGTCCACTGAGCCCAAGAATCGTACCACCCTTGTATAAAAAAGACATCTTTATAATACAAAATCTTAACCTTGCCGTCGTTTTGAAGCAAATATCTTTTTAAACCAACTGCTCCTCCAGATTTTATTCCATCGAAAATCATTTTGTTTACAACTTCATTTCCTGATTTCCCAAGAAAATAAGGACCATAATCCTTCGAAATGAAAGTAAAAACTTTTTCCGAAGTTTTTATACTAAAGACGACGTATACACTTCCTTCCTTTTGTTTGTATAAGCCATAATTTCCATCTCCCGATAGATCAATAATACTGTATTCAAAATACTTTTTAGTTATCGTCCCATTTTTACCAATCCACAAAAAGCATGTCCCTTTTTCCGTCTCTCCATCGGAGTATACGTAAGGAACAATTATAGTGCCGTCTTTAGAAACTCTCGTTTGCGCCATTTTTGCTAATCCTGGACTTCTAATATATTTTGCATCATTAATTCGAAACGTCTTATTGTTACTAACGTAGTAATCGCCTTCTTTACCAAGCATAATAGCACATTTATTTTTAAACGATACAGCAATAGCGCTAAAGACTGTCAACTTAGAAGGAACATTAAGAACGAGTACGTCATCACTATTTTTGAAAATGTACTTTTTCTCGTGTTTATTTATTGTGCTCGTGATTGTCGTAAGGCCAGGACGATCTGAAGCGAAGGGGAAAAAATCGAATCCTTTCCAAAAAATATTTTTTTCGAAATCGATCAAATGGCCTCCTGCGCTATATCCGTACATTGGCT is a window of Fimbriimonadales bacterium DNA encoding:
- the dxr gene encoding 1-deoxy-D-xylulose-5-phosphate reductoisomerase, with protein sequence MKRIAILGSTGSIGTQTLQVIEKHPERLQVTALAAHSNYEKVAEQARKFHPKYLAMFESSAADCLAKETNRKVASGMGGLIEIATSDEVDVVVVAVSGMIGLEPTLAAIRAKKAIALASKEVLVAGGAIVVPLAREHKVPILPIDSEHSAILQCLVGALGVPFPTADDTSFYERLKERLSQIEKIILTASGGPFRGYTLKQLENVTVEQALAHPTWRMGGKITIDSATLMNKGLEIIEACWLYDCTPEKIEVVIHPQSVIHAIVKFLDGSALAQMGHPDMKVPIQFALLGPERLPSPAKNWNPLDTPELTFEEFDSSVFICPNLAREAFRRGGVVPTVLNAVNEEAANAFLRGEISFLDIQRFAEGSLSIAPNTSATLETILAADKEARAWFHARART